A single window of Zea mays cultivar B73 chromosome 10, Zm-B73-REFERENCE-NAM-5.0, whole genome shotgun sequence DNA harbors:
- the LOC100276779 gene encoding uncharacterized protein isoform X3, producing the protein MASMAAVFGEAKPDKSNKDADALLRRPVLFHAHSQGGLRVVATDLHSFAWHRSLDLDGLRDLQDDVGIAGSCSDFLDYLYSSLSSDQVRLFFPAAALGPDTAELVATKAKGLPRITLSLDRVAASALKDVIADFSLALYESYKTRQEHASREQERVSQLMENLDSEREKNEVMQKQLEALSFLDKRKATKPKLVTDKFPSVSGAPPSSDQMIVAVQQQTPAYGFANLQWLYLAKFLLLKGKSTRSFVARY; encoded by the exons ATGGCGAGCATGGCAGCCGTCTTCGGCGAGGCCAAGCCGGACAAATCCAACAAAGATGCCGATGCTCTCCTGCGCCGACCCGTGCTCTTCCACGCCCACTCCCAGGGCGGCCTCCGCGTCGTCGCCACCGACCTCCACTCCTTCGCTTGGCATCGCTCCCTCGACCTCGACGGCCTCCGCGACCTC CAAGATGACGTTGGCATCGCTGGCTCCTGCTCCGACTTCCTCGACTACCTCTATTCTTCCTTGTCTTCCGACCAAGTCAGGCTCTTCTTCCCTGCCGCGGCCCTAG GTCCTGATACTGCTGAGCTTGTGGCTACCAAGGCAAAGGGACTACCTCGCATCACTCTCTCTCTCGATAGAGTTGCCGCATCTGCGCTCAAAGATGTCATTGCTGATTTCTCCCTTGCGCTCTATGAATCTTACAAGACCAGGCAGGAACATGCATCCAGAG AACAAGAACGAGTGTCACAGCTCATGGAAAATCTAGACTCTGAAAGA GAAAAAAACGAAGTAATGCAAAAGCAACTTGAAGCCCTTTCATTCCTCGACAAAAGAAAGGCTACAAAGCCAAAGCTTGTGACTGATAAGTTTCCAAGTGTGTCGGGTGCACCTCCAAGCTCTGATCAAATGATTGTTGCTGTACAGCAGCAAACACCAG CTTATGGATTTGCAAACCTGCAGTGGCTTTACCTAGCAAAGTTCCTCCTGCTAAAG GGCAAGAGTACGAGGAGCTTTGTTGCAAGATACTGA
- the LOC100304041 gene encoding thioesterase superfamily member 2: protein MASDSGDFGGENKSLETARRLLEETFTSEAEAEALPSLPSGFYDAFVLRGIRVVQALQPGTLLCHFNVPSRLLNSGGFLHGGATASLVDLVASAAFATAGLRTRGSPLEMNISYLDAAFADEEIDIEAKVLRAGKAVGVAVVELKKKSGKIIAQARYSKYLGVSKL from the exons ATGGCCTCCGACTCGGGCGATTTCGGTGGGGAGAACAAGTCGTTGGAAACGGCGaggcggctgctggaggagaccttcACGAGTGAGGCAGAggcggaggcgctaccgagcttgccctcggggtTCTACGACGCCTTCGTCCTGAGGGGAATCCGCGTCGTCCAGGCCCTCCAGCCCGGCAcactcctctgccacttcaacgTGCCCTCCAGACTACTC AACTCGGGCGGCTTCCTGCACGGCGGCGCAACCGCCTCCCTCGTGGATCTGGTTGCCTCCGCCGCCTTCGCCACTGCCGGGCTACGCACCAGGGGCTCACCCCTTGAGATGAACATCTCCTACCTTGATGCTGCTTTTGCTGAT GAAGAGATTGATATCGAGGCGAAGGTTCTTCGCGCTGGCAAGGCAGTAGGGGTTGCCGTTGTGGAACTGAAGAAGAAATCTGGCAAAATCATCGCCCAAGCTCGCTACTCCAAATATCTTGGTGTTAGTAAACTCTGA
- the LOC100276779 gene encoding uncharacterized protein isoform X2, whose protein sequence is MASMAAVFGEAKPDKSNKDADALLRRPVLFHAHSQGGLRVVATDLHSFAWHRSLDLDGLRDLQDDVGIAGSCSDFLDYLYSSLSSDQVRLFFPAAALGPDTAELVATKAKGLPRITLSLDRVAASALKDVIADFSLALYESYKTRQEHASREQERVSQLMENLDSEREKNEVMQKQLEALSFLDKRKATKPKLVTDKFPSVSGAPPSSDQMIVAVQQQTPVALPSKVPPAKGQEYEELCCKILKKMLMIILRYC, encoded by the exons ATGGCGAGCATGGCAGCCGTCTTCGGCGAGGCCAAGCCGGACAAATCCAACAAAGATGCCGATGCTCTCCTGCGCCGACCCGTGCTCTTCCACGCCCACTCCCAGGGCGGCCTCCGCGTCGTCGCCACCGACCTCCACTCCTTCGCTTGGCATCGCTCCCTCGACCTCGACGGCCTCCGCGACCTC CAAGATGACGTTGGCATCGCTGGCTCCTGCTCCGACTTCCTCGACTACCTCTATTCTTCCTTGTCTTCCGACCAAGTCAGGCTCTTCTTCCCTGCCGCGGCCCTAG GTCCTGATACTGCTGAGCTTGTGGCTACCAAGGCAAAGGGACTACCTCGCATCACTCTCTCTCTCGATAGAGTTGCCGCATCTGCGCTCAAAGATGTCATTGCTGATTTCTCCCTTGCGCTCTATGAATCTTACAAGACCAGGCAGGAACATGCATCCAGAG AACAAGAACGAGTGTCACAGCTCATGGAAAATCTAGACTCTGAAAGA GAAAAAAACGAAGTAATGCAAAAGCAACTTGAAGCCCTTTCATTCCTCGACAAAAGAAAGGCTACAAAGCCAAAGCTTGTGACTGATAAGTTTCCAAGTGTGTCGGGTGCACCTCCAAGCTCTGATCAAATGATTGTTGCTGTACAGCAGCAAACACCAG TGGCTTTACCTAGCAAAGTTCCTCCTGCTAAAG GGCAAGAGTACGAGGAGCTTTGTTGCAAGATACTGAAGAAAATGCTGATGATAATACTTAGATATTGCTGA
- the LOC100276779 gene encoding uncharacterized protein isoform X1 — protein sequence MASMAAVFGEAKPDKSNKDADALLRRPVLFHAHSQGGLRVVATDLHSFAWHRSLDLDGLRDLQDDVGIAGSCSDFLDYLYSSLSSDQVRLFFPAAALGPDTAELVATKAKGLPRITLSLDRVAASALKDVIADFSLALYESYKTRQEHASREQERVSQLMENLDSEREKNEVMQKQLEALSFLDKRKATKPKLVTDKFPSVSGAPPSSDQMIVAVQQQTPAYGFANLQWLYLAKFLLLKVRSAWPLCLGGQEYEELCCKILKKMLMIILRYC from the exons ATGGCGAGCATGGCAGCCGTCTTCGGCGAGGCCAAGCCGGACAAATCCAACAAAGATGCCGATGCTCTCCTGCGCCGACCCGTGCTCTTCCACGCCCACTCCCAGGGCGGCCTCCGCGTCGTCGCCACCGACCTCCACTCCTTCGCTTGGCATCGCTCCCTCGACCTCGACGGCCTCCGCGACCTC CAAGATGACGTTGGCATCGCTGGCTCCTGCTCCGACTTCCTCGACTACCTCTATTCTTCCTTGTCTTCCGACCAAGTCAGGCTCTTCTTCCCTGCCGCGGCCCTAG GTCCTGATACTGCTGAGCTTGTGGCTACCAAGGCAAAGGGACTACCTCGCATCACTCTCTCTCTCGATAGAGTTGCCGCATCTGCGCTCAAAGATGTCATTGCTGATTTCTCCCTTGCGCTCTATGAATCTTACAAGACCAGGCAGGAACATGCATCCAGAG AACAAGAACGAGTGTCACAGCTCATGGAAAATCTAGACTCTGAAAGA GAAAAAAACGAAGTAATGCAAAAGCAACTTGAAGCCCTTTCATTCCTCGACAAAAGAAAGGCTACAAAGCCAAAGCTTGTGACTGATAAGTTTCCAAGTGTGTCGGGTGCACCTCCAAGCTCTGATCAAATGATTGTTGCTGTACAGCAGCAAACACCAG CTTATGGATTTGCAAACCTGCAGTGGCTTTACCTAGCAAAGTTCCTCCTGCTAAAGGTACGAAGCGCGTGGCCCCTTTGCCTCGGAG GGCAAGAGTACGAGGAGCTTTGTTGCAAGATACTGAAGAAAATGCTGATGATAATACTTAGATATTGCTGA
- the LOC100276779 gene encoding uncharacterized protein LOC100276779, translating into MASMAAVFGEAKPDKSNKDADALLRRPVLFHAHSQGGLRVVATDLHSFAWHRSLDLDGLRDLQDDVGIAGSCSDFLDYLYSSLSSDQVRLFFPAAALGPDTAELVATKAKGLPRITLSLDRVAASALKDVIADFSLALYESYKTRQEHASREQERVSQLMENLDSEREKNEVMQKQLEALSFLDKRKATKPKLVTDKFPSVSGAPPSSDQMIVAVQQQTPVALPSKVPPAKGTKRVAPLPRRARVRGALLQDTEENADDNT; encoded by the exons ATGGCGAGCATGGCAGCCGTCTTCGGCGAGGCCAAGCCGGACAAATCCAACAAAGATGCCGATGCTCTCCTGCGCCGACCCGTGCTCTTCCACGCCCACTCCCAGGGCGGCCTCCGCGTCGTCGCCACCGACCTCCACTCCTTCGCTTGGCATCGCTCCCTCGACCTCGACGGCCTCCGCGACCTC CAAGATGACGTTGGCATCGCTGGCTCCTGCTCCGACTTCCTCGACTACCTCTATTCTTCCTTGTCTTCCGACCAAGTCAGGCTCTTCTTCCCTGCCGCGGCCCTAG GTCCTGATACTGCTGAGCTTGTGGCTACCAAGGCAAAGGGACTACCTCGCATCACTCTCTCTCTCGATAGAGTTGCCGCATCTGCGCTCAAAGATGTCATTGCTGATTTCTCCCTTGCGCTCTATGAATCTTACAAGACCAGGCAGGAACATGCATCCAGAG AACAAGAACGAGTGTCACAGCTCATGGAAAATCTAGACTCTGAAAGA GAAAAAAACGAAGTAATGCAAAAGCAACTTGAAGCCCTTTCATTCCTCGACAAAAGAAAGGCTACAAAGCCAAAGCTTGTGACTGATAAGTTTCCAAGTGTGTCGGGTGCACCTCCAAGCTCTGATCAAATGATTGTTGCTGTACAGCAGCAAACACCAG TGGCTTTACCTAGCAAAGTTCCTCCTGCTAAAGGTACGAAGCGCGTGGCCCCTTTGCCTCGGAG GGCAAGAGTACGAGGAGCTTTGTTGCAAGATACTGAAGAAAATGCTGATGATAATACTTAG